The Vidua macroura isolate BioBank_ID:100142 chromosome 4, ASM2450914v1, whole genome shotgun sequence genome window below encodes:
- the HELT gene encoding hairy and enhancer of split-related protein HELT isoform X1: MASKLKERRRTPVSHKVIEKRRRDRINRCLTELGKTVPMALAKQSSGKLEKAEILEMTVQYLRALHSADFPRGREKAELLSEFANYFHYGYHECMKNLVHYLTTVERMETKDTKYARILAFLQSKARFVTEPLFTSLGSLPEPDFSYPLHPGPECPGHVHSPAEGVLQPPSGGPFPWHGAARNPSLPYHLPSAAVPLASPGQQRSTFLSSVQGLDRHYLNLLGHSHPNAFGLPPGQHPSML; this comes from the exons ATGGCCTCCAAGCTCAAGGAGCGGAGG AGGACGCCGGTTTCCCATAAAGTGATTGAGAAGCGGAGGAGGGACCGCATCAACCGCTGCCTCACCGAGCTGGGGAAGACGGTGCCCATGGCTCTGGCCAAGCAG agcTCGGGGAAGCTGGAGAAAGCGGAGATCCTGGAGATGACGGTGCAGTACCTGCGGGCCCTGCACTCGGCGGACTTTCCCCGCGGCCGGGAGAAGG cagagctgctctccgAGTTCGCCAATTACTTCCATTATGGCTACCACGAGTGCATGAAGAACCTGGTCCACTACCTGACGACGGTGGAGAGGATGGAGACCAAAGACACCAAGTACGCCCGCATCCTGGCCTTTCTCCAGTCCAAAGCACGCTTCGTTACTGAGCCTCTCTTCACGTCCCTGGGCTCCCTCCCGGAGCCGGACTTTTCCTACCCGCTGCATCCTGGGCCCGAGTGCCCCGGGCACGTCCACAGTCCCGCCGAGGGCGTGCTCCAGCCTCCCTCGGGGGGGCCATTCCCCTGGCACGGCGCCGCCCGCAACCCCTCCCTGCCCTACCACTTGCCCAGCGCCGCCGTACCCCTCGCCAGCCCCGGCCAGCAGCGCAGCACTTTCCTCTCATCCGTGCAGGGGCTGGACCGCCACTACCTCAACCTCCTCGGCCATTCCCACCCCAACGCGTTCGGGCTGCCCCCGGGCCAGCACCCCTCCATGCTATAG
- the HELT gene encoding hairy and enhancer of split-related protein HELT isoform X2, which produces MASKLKERRRTPVSHKVIEKRRRDRINRCLTELGKTVPMALAKQSSGKLEKAEILEMTVQYLRALHSADFPRGREKELLSEFANYFHYGYHECMKNLVHYLTTVERMETKDTKYARILAFLQSKARFVTEPLFTSLGSLPEPDFSYPLHPGPECPGHVHSPAEGVLQPPSGGPFPWHGAARNPSLPYHLPSAAVPLASPGQQRSTFLSSVQGLDRHYLNLLGHSHPNAFGLPPGQHPSML; this is translated from the exons ATGGCCTCCAAGCTCAAGGAGCGGAGG AGGACGCCGGTTTCCCATAAAGTGATTGAGAAGCGGAGGAGGGACCGCATCAACCGCTGCCTCACCGAGCTGGGGAAGACGGTGCCCATGGCTCTGGCCAAGCAG agcTCGGGGAAGCTGGAGAAAGCGGAGATCCTGGAGATGACGGTGCAGTACCTGCGGGCCCTGCACTCGGCGGACTTTCCCCGCGGCCGGGAGAAGG agctgctctccgAGTTCGCCAATTACTTCCATTATGGCTACCACGAGTGCATGAAGAACCTGGTCCACTACCTGACGACGGTGGAGAGGATGGAGACCAAAGACACCAAGTACGCCCGCATCCTGGCCTTTCTCCAGTCCAAAGCACGCTTCGTTACTGAGCCTCTCTTCACGTCCCTGGGCTCCCTCCCGGAGCCGGACTTTTCCTACCCGCTGCATCCTGGGCCCGAGTGCCCCGGGCACGTCCACAGTCCCGCCGAGGGCGTGCTCCAGCCTCCCTCGGGGGGGCCATTCCCCTGGCACGGCGCCGCCCGCAACCCCTCCCTGCCCTACCACTTGCCCAGCGCCGCCGTACCCCTCGCCAGCCCCGGCCAGCAGCGCAGCACTTTCCTCTCATCCGTGCAGGGGCTGGACCGCCACTACCTCAACCTCCTCGGCCATTCCCACCCCAACGCGTTCGGGCTGCCCCCGGGCCAGCACCCCTCCATGCTATAG